One Bdellovibrio bacteriovorus str. Tiberius DNA segment encodes these proteins:
- the flhB gene encoding flagellar biosynthesis protein FlhB: MAEDNGEKSEEATDARREEFRKRGNVAHTKELASAVMLLAAAGGVYALGRFFFKEMYEVFQHSFGDDMVKMVREGNFTEAAQYCGVKAMILIAPVLLFAGIIGAASSIVQIGFLQVEDAVSPNFEKVNPVEGFKRVFSMRALVEALKSILKMGAVAMVLYFLLRSEVTQVPYMLTYSIDQIIAYIGVIVVKLLGGVGAVMLVIAGADYFYQRFDLEKKMMMTKQEVKEEHKQREGDPMIKSRIRRIQREMASKRMMSEIPKADVVITNPTHIAVVLKYSDNLPAPQIVAMGADHVAEKIKEIARENNVPIVENKPLARTIFKTLKIGQVIPRELFVAVAEVLSYVYRLRRKKR; this comes from the coding sequence ATGGCTGAAGATAACGGCGAAAAGTCCGAAGAAGCAACGGACGCGAGACGGGAAGAGTTTCGCAAACGAGGGAACGTTGCACATACAAAGGAGCTGGCGTCCGCAGTAATGTTACTTGCGGCGGCTGGTGGCGTGTATGCTTTGGGCCGTTTTTTCTTCAAGGAAATGTACGAGGTTTTCCAGCACTCTTTCGGCGACGACATGGTGAAAATGGTGCGTGAAGGTAACTTTACCGAAGCGGCCCAGTACTGCGGTGTGAAAGCCATGATCCTGATTGCACCGGTTCTTTTGTTTGCCGGTATCATCGGCGCCGCCTCTTCAATTGTGCAAATCGGCTTTCTGCAGGTCGAAGACGCTGTTTCCCCTAATTTTGAAAAAGTAAATCCGGTTGAGGGCTTCAAGCGTGTTTTCAGCATGCGTGCCCTGGTCGAAGCTTTGAAGTCCATTTTGAAAATGGGTGCCGTGGCCATGGTGCTTTACTTCCTGCTGCGCAGTGAAGTCACGCAGGTGCCATACATGCTGACTTATTCCATCGATCAGATCATCGCCTACATTGGTGTGATCGTGGTGAAGCTTCTGGGTGGTGTCGGTGCCGTGATGCTGGTGATTGCCGGTGCTGACTATTTCTATCAGCGATTTGATCTTGAAAAGAAAATGATGATGACCAAGCAAGAGGTCAAGGAAGAACACAAGCAGCGCGAGGGTGATCCGATGATCAAGTCGCGCATTCGCCGCATTCAGCGCGAAATGGCGAGCAAGCGCATGATGTCCGAGATTCCGAAGGCGGACGTCGTCATCACCAATCCGACCCACATTGCAGTGGTTCTGAAGTATTCGGACAATCTGCCGGCACCGCAAATCGTGGCGATGGGTGCGGATCACGTGGCGGAAAAGATCAAGGAAATCGCGCGCGAAAACAATGTGCCGATCGTGGAAAACAAACCACTGGCGCGCACGATCTTCAAGACTTTGAAAATTGGACAGGTTATTCCCCGGGAGCTCTTCGTGGCTGTGGCTGAAGTGCTTTCATACGTTTACCGTTTGCGTAGGAAGAAAAGATAA
- the fliR gene encoding flagellar biosynthetic protein FliR, which yields MLNWSAMTEAQILLFALVLLRMLAYVISSAVFGSPLVNTPVKILLSLVLSMVLYPVVKVGNVDYLVISNEIIGLAVRELIVGLALGFLTRLFFFVVSMTGDLVSMSVGLSAAQLYNPMMGSQGGVIEQFYSAMATLVFLAINGHHMLISAIAQSYELVPVSSLALNFGPFAEIAVFGQVAFVMAIKMCAPVLVAILIANLAMGILGRAVPQINVLVTSMPVTIMLGMAVVFICLPLLIMEMNGVVEITASKLFDVMKHL from the coding sequence TATGTGATCTCTTCCGCGGTTTTTGGCTCTCCGTTGGTGAATACGCCGGTTAAGATCCTGCTTTCTCTGGTATTGAGTATGGTGCTTTACCCGGTGGTCAAAGTCGGCAACGTCGACTATCTCGTAATTTCCAATGAAATCATTGGCTTGGCAGTCCGCGAATTGATTGTCGGATTGGCTCTTGGTTTTTTAACCCGGTTGTTCTTCTTTGTGGTCAGTATGACAGGGGACCTGGTTTCCATGAGCGTGGGTCTGAGCGCGGCTCAGCTTTATAACCCGATGATGGGTTCCCAGGGTGGGGTGATCGAGCAGTTCTATTCTGCCATGGCGACTTTGGTGTTTTTGGCCATCAATGGCCATCACATGCTGATCAGTGCGATCGCGCAAAGCTATGAGCTTGTGCCGGTCAGTTCTTTGGCTTTGAATTTTGGTCCGTTTGCGGAAATCGCCGTATTCGGACAAGTTGCATTTGTAATGGCGATCAAGATGTGTGCCCCGGTACTGGTGGCGATCCTGATTGCCAATCTGGCAATGGGTATTCTGGGAAGAGCGGTCCCCCAGATCAACGTCCTGGTAACAAGTATGCCGGTGACGATCATGCTGGGTATGGCAGTGGTGTTTATCTGCCTTCCGCTTTTGATTATGGAAATGAATGGGGTTGTTGAAATCACAGCTAGCAAACTGTTTGATGTGATGAAACACTTATAG